A single region of the Rhizobium sp. NLR16a genome encodes:
- the hydA gene encoding dihydropyrimidinase — protein sequence MTTVIKNGTIVTADLTYKADVKIDGGKIIEIGPNLSGEESLDATGCYVMPGGIDPHTHLEMPFMGTYSSDDFESGTRAALSGGTTMVVDFALPAPGQSLLEALTMWDNKSTRANCDYSFHMAVTWWSEQVFKEMETIVRDKGINTFKHFMAYKGALMVDDDEMFASFQRCAELGALPLVHAENGDVVASMSAKLLAEGNNGPEAHAYSRPAEVEGEATNRAIMIADMAGCPVYIVHTSCEQAHEAIRRARAKGMRVYGEPLIQHLTLDESEYSNPDWDHAARRVMSPPFRSKQHQDSLWAGLASGSLQVVATDHCAFTTAQKRFGVGDFTKIPNGTGGLEDRMPMLWTHGVNTGRLTMNEFVAVTSTNIAKILNIYPKKGAILVGADADIVVWDPNRSKVISSKSQQSAIDYNVFEGKEVTGLPRYTLTRGVVAIEENTIQTREGHGEFVRREPVTAVSKALSTWKEITSPRKVERSGIPATGV from the coding sequence ATGACCACAGTCATCAAGAACGGCACCATCGTCACGGCCGACCTCACCTACAAGGCTGACGTCAAGATCGACGGCGGCAAGATCATCGAGATCGGCCCGAACCTCTCAGGTGAAGAGAGCCTGGATGCCACGGGCTGTTACGTCATGCCCGGCGGCATCGATCCGCATACCCATCTCGAAATGCCCTTCATGGGCACCTATTCCTCCGACGATTTCGAGAGCGGCACGCGTGCGGCGCTTTCCGGCGGCACGACCATGGTCGTCGATTTCGCCCTTCCCGCCCCTGGCCAGTCGCTGCTCGAAGCGCTGACCATGTGGGACAACAAATCGACGCGGGCCAATTGCGACTATTCCTTCCACATGGCCGTCACCTGGTGGAGCGAGCAGGTCTTCAAGGAGATGGAGACCATCGTCCGCGACAAGGGCATCAATACCTTCAAGCACTTCATGGCCTACAAGGGCGCGCTGATGGTCGACGATGACGAGATGTTCGCCTCCTTCCAGCGCTGCGCCGAACTTGGCGCGCTGCCGCTGGTGCATGCCGAAAACGGCGACGTCGTCGCCTCGATGTCGGCAAAGCTGCTCGCCGAAGGCAATAACGGCCCCGAGGCGCATGCCTATTCCCGTCCCGCCGAAGTCGAGGGCGAGGCCACCAACCGCGCCATCATGATCGCCGACATGGCCGGCTGCCCGGTTTATATCGTCCATACCTCCTGCGAACAGGCGCACGAGGCGATCCGCCGGGCGCGCGCCAAGGGCATGCGCGTCTATGGCGAACCGCTGATCCAGCACCTGACGCTCGACGAGAGCGAATATTCCAACCCCGATTGGGACCATGCCGCCCGCCGCGTCATGTCGCCGCCCTTCCGCAGCAAGCAGCATCAGGACTCGCTCTGGGCCGGACTTGCCTCCGGTTCGTTGCAGGTGGTCGCAACCGACCACTGCGCTTTCACCACGGCGCAAAAACGTTTCGGCGTCGGCGACTTCACCAAGATCCCGAACGGCACCGGCGGCCTTGAAGACCGAATGCCTATGCTCTGGACGCACGGCGTCAACACCGGCCGCCTGACGATGAACGAATTCGTCGCCGTCACCTCGACCAACATCGCCAAGATTCTCAATATCTATCCGAAGAAGGGCGCGATACTCGTCGGCGCCGATGCCGATATCGTCGTCTGGGACCCGAACCGTTCGAAGGTTATCTCGTCCAAGAGCCAGCAGTCGGCGATCGACTACAACGTCTTCGAAGGCAAGGAAGTAACCGGCCTGCCGCGCTATACGCTGACGCGCGGCGTCGTCGCGATCGAGGAAAACACGATCCAGACCCGCGAGGGCCACGGCGAGTTCGTCAGACGCGAACCGGTGACAGCCGTCAGCAAAGCGCTGTCCACCTGGAAGGAGATCACCTCCCCGCGCAAGGTGGAACGCAGCGGCATCCCGGCAACCGGCGTGTGA
- a CDS encoding efflux RND transporter periplasmic adaptor subunit gives MARKPTGILGASTLFAAALAASTAFSQEAPVAKPQQNLPAIVVTTAVNRTLVDRVIGTGTVKPVEEVYIQPQVEGLSIRTLKADIGDKVQADSTLATLNDDALVLEKSQMMATKAKGEASLAQLRAQLIEAQANAEQARQQQARAQEMGKKGTVSTAQVEQADATAAAANARVVSAEQAIEVAEADLKVFDSQIADADLKLARTDVKTPVAGVVSAKNAKVGAIAAGNGDPLFTIIRDGDIELVAEVAESDIVRIMAGQKATISLSGSREKLSGAVRLVSPTVDSVTRLGLVHISIDDDSKARSGMYGSAEIIVRQTEGVSLPLTAVLTGNEGSSARKVEDGVVKFAKIETGIQDGAYVEIVNGLKSGDEVVAKAGAYVRDGDHITPVREQPSASN, from the coding sequence ATGGCACGCAAGCCGACCGGAATTTTAGGCGCATCCACCCTTTTTGCAGCGGCGCTGGCTGCATCCACCGCCTTTTCGCAGGAGGCGCCGGTCGCAAAGCCGCAGCAGAACCTGCCGGCGATCGTTGTCACCACGGCTGTGAACCGCACCCTTGTCGACCGTGTCATCGGCACCGGAACGGTCAAGCCCGTCGAGGAAGTCTATATCCAGCCGCAGGTCGAGGGACTGTCGATCCGCACGCTGAAAGCCGATATCGGCGACAAGGTTCAGGCGGATAGCACGCTGGCGACGCTGAACGACGACGCGCTGGTCCTGGAGAAGAGCCAGATGATGGCGACCAAGGCCAAGGGCGAGGCAAGCCTCGCCCAGCTGCGCGCCCAGCTCATCGAAGCGCAGGCCAATGCAGAACAGGCAAGGCAGCAGCAGGCCCGCGCCCAGGAAATGGGCAAGAAGGGCACCGTTTCTACCGCCCAGGTCGAGCAGGCCGATGCAACCGCCGCTGCCGCCAATGCCCGCGTCGTCTCCGCCGAACAGGCGATCGAGGTCGCCGAAGCCGATCTGAAGGTCTTCGACAGCCAGATCGCCGACGCCGATCTGAAGCTCGCCCGCACCGACGTTAAGACGCCGGTTGCCGGCGTGGTTTCTGCGAAGAACGCCAAGGTCGGCGCGATCGCCGCCGGCAACGGGGATCCGCTGTTCACCATCATCCGCGACGGCGATATCGAGCTCGTTGCCGAAGTCGCCGAAAGCGATATCGTCAGGATCATGGCCGGCCAGAAGGCGACGATATCGCTTTCCGGCAGCCGCGAAAAGCTTTCCGGCGCCGTGCGCCTGGTTTCACCCACCGTCGATTCGGTGACCCGCCTCGGCCTCGTCCATATCTCCATCGACGATGACAGCAAGGCGCGTTCCGGCATGTATGGTAGCGCCGAGATCATCGTCCGCCAAACCGAGGGCGTATCGCTTCCCTTGACGGCGGTGCTCACCGGCAACGAAGGTTCCTCCGCCCGCAAGGTCGAAGACGGCGTGGTGAAATTCGCCAAGATCGAGACCGGCATCCAGGACGGCGCCTATGTCGAGATCGTCAATGGATTGAAGAGCGGCGACGAGGTCGTTGCCAAGGCGGGCGCCTATGTCCGCGACGGCGACCACATCACGCCGGTGCGTGAACAGCCCTCCGCTTCCAACTAA
- a CDS encoding ABC transporter permease: MKPDTFKNKIVPVTTILLGLIAIWYVAAILMNAPFQRDMDSRAGVTPTTMEFIGKTLAQPKPILPAPHQVAQNVYENTFLRSLSSSRSLVYHSWITLSSTLLGFGFGMLLGILLAVLIVHNRAMDRSLMPWLVASQTIPILAIAPMIVIISYNVLTGDNALAHLLNLDSDASRLVSKALISTYLSFFPVAVGMVKGLRSPEILYLDLMRTYNASPMQTFWKLRVPASIPFLFTSMKVAIAASLVGAIVGELPTGAVAGIGSKLLAGSYYSQTIDIWAALVAGSLLAGVLVAIVGLAAKIVDRAMGGRPA, encoded by the coding sequence GTGAAACCAGACACCTTCAAAAACAAGATCGTTCCTGTCACCACGATCCTGCTCGGCCTGATCGCCATCTGGTATGTCGCCGCCATTCTCATGAATGCGCCGTTCCAGCGTGACATGGACAGCCGCGCCGGCGTCACGCCGACCACGATGGAATTCATCGGCAAGACGCTGGCGCAGCCAAAGCCGATCCTGCCGGCGCCGCATCAGGTGGCGCAGAATGTCTATGAGAACACTTTCCTGCGCAGCCTTTCGAGCAGCCGCAGCCTCGTCTATCACAGCTGGATAACGCTCTCCTCCACCCTGCTCGGCTTCGGTTTCGGCATGCTGCTCGGCATTCTTCTCGCCGTGCTGATCGTGCACAACCGCGCCATGGACCGCTCGCTGATGCCCTGGCTCGTGGCCAGCCAGACGATACCGATCCTCGCCATCGCGCCGATGATCGTCATCATCTCCTACAACGTGCTCACAGGCGATAATGCGCTGGCGCATCTGCTGAACCTCGATTCCGACGCCTCCCGTCTCGTCTCCAAGGCGCTGATCTCCACCTACCTCTCCTTCTTTCCCGTCGCCGTCGGCATGGTGAAGGGGCTGCGGTCACCCGAAATCCTCTATCTTGACCTGATGCGCACCTATAATGCCAGTCCGATGCAGACCTTTTGGAAACTGCGCGTCCCTGCCTCGATCCCGTTTCTTTTCACCTCGATGAAGGTCGCGATCGCAGCAAGCCTCGTCGGCGCCATCGTCGGTGAGCTGCCGACGGGCGCGGTTGCCGGTATTGGTTCGAAGCTGCTCGCCGGCTCCTATTACAGCCAGACAATTGACATCTGGGCGGCGCTGGTCGCCGGCTCGCTGCTTGCCGGCGTTCTGGTCGCGATTGTCGGCCTGGCGGCGAAGATCGTCGACCGCGCCATGGGCGGGAGGCCGGCATGA
- a CDS encoding ABC transporter permease: MRRLTFSWQGTAALLLCVTALATLPLLSNGAARPLTDGTASLIFIVIASAALLSFAPQPPAYRATVLFIGAHGAAWLLLAALSGNEGTATRAYFLLLFSAWLLAWRCVTELSKVPPAAAFGASVLELLIPAIFGAWILILWEAITRGAGIPFILLPPPSAIGARIMASLPILGDDVRQTIFKAVLIGYIVGCLSGFVVAVLADRIAFLRRGLLPIGNMVSALPIIGIAPVMVMWFGFDWPSKAAVVIIMTFFPMLVNTVAGLSASGSMERDLMRTYASSDWQTLLKLKLPAAMPFIFNALKINSTLALIGAIVAEFFGTPIVGMGFRISTEIGRMNVDMVWAEIAVAALAGSIFYGIIALTERAVTFWHPSIRGG; this comes from the coding sequence ATGAGGCGCCTGACCTTCTCCTGGCAAGGCACGGCGGCTCTTCTTCTCTGCGTCACGGCGCTGGCGACCTTGCCGCTTCTGTCCAACGGTGCAGCCCGTCCCCTGACCGACGGCACCGCGAGCCTCATCTTCATCGTCATCGCTTCGGCCGCTCTCCTGTCCTTTGCACCGCAGCCACCGGCCTATCGCGCCACCGTGCTTTTCATCGGCGCGCATGGCGCCGCCTGGCTGCTGCTTGCGGCACTTTCCGGCAACGAGGGCACGGCAACGCGGGCTTACTTCCTGCTGCTCTTCTCTGCCTGGCTGCTCGCCTGGCGATGCGTCACGGAGCTTTCGAAAGTGCCGCCTGCCGCCGCCTTCGGTGCATCGGTGCTCGAACTGCTGATTCCGGCGATTTTCGGCGCCTGGATTCTCATCCTCTGGGAAGCGATCACGCGCGGCGCCGGCATTCCATTCATCCTGTTGCCGCCGCCGAGCGCCATCGGCGCCCGCATCATGGCCTCTCTGCCCATCCTCGGCGACGACGTCAGACAGACGATCTTCAAGGCGGTCCTGATCGGTTATATCGTTGGCTGCCTGAGCGGCTTCGTCGTCGCGGTGCTGGCCGACCGCATCGCCTTCCTGCGCCGCGGCCTGCTGCCGATCGGCAACATGGTGTCGGCCCTACCGATCATCGGCATCGCTCCGGTCATGGTCATGTGGTTCGGCTTCGACTGGCCGTCGAAAGCCGCCGTCGTCATCATCATGACCTTCTTCCCAATGCTGGTGAACACCGTGGCAGGCCTTTCCGCCTCCGGCAGCATGGAGCGCGACCTGATGCGCACCTACGCATCGAGCGACTGGCAGACGTTGCTCAAGCTCAAGCTTCCGGCGGCGATGCCCTTCATTTTCAACGCACTGAAGATCAACTCGACGCTGGCGCTGATTGGTGCCATCGTTGCGGAATTCTTCGGGACGCCGATCGTCGGCATGGGCTTCCGCATCTCGACCGAGATCGGCCGCATGAATGTCGACATGGTCTGGGCGGAAATCGCCGTCGCGGCGCTGGCCGGCTCGATCTTTTATGGCATCATCGCCCTGACCGAACGGGCGGTGACGTTCTGGCATCCGTCTATCCGTGGTGGCTAG
- a CDS encoding ABC transporter substrate-binding protein has translation MKKLMVAMMASAMSLAAAHAMAADKVVLQLKWVTQSQFAGYYVAQEKGFYKEEGLDVDIKPGGPDIAPEQVIAGGGADVIVDWMGGALVAREKGVPLVNIAQPYQKSGLEMICRKDGPVKTEADFKGHTLGVWFFGNEYPFFAWMNKLGLSTEGGPNGVTVLKQSFDVQPLVQKQADCISVMTYNEYWQAIDAGFKPEELTVFNYTQMGNDLLEDGLYAMEDKLKDPAFKEKMVKFVRASMKGWKYATENPDEAAEIVVDNGGQDENHQKRMMGEVAKLVGDGSGKLDEALYARTAKALLDQKIISKEPSGAWTHEITDAASK, from the coding sequence ATGAAAAAATTGATGGTTGCAATGATGGCGAGCGCCATGTCGCTTGCAGCGGCCCATGCTATGGCCGCCGACAAGGTGGTTCTGCAGCTGAAATGGGTCACACAGAGCCAGTTCGCCGGTTATTACGTCGCCCAGGAGAAGGGTTTCTACAAGGAGGAAGGCCTCGACGTCGACATCAAGCCGGGTGGTCCCGATATCGCGCCTGAGCAGGTGATCGCCGGTGGCGGCGCCGATGTCATCGTCGACTGGATGGGCGGCGCGTTGGTTGCCCGCGAAAAGGGCGTTCCGCTGGTCAACATCGCCCAGCCCTATCAGAAGTCCGGCCTGGAAATGATCTGCCGTAAGGACGGCCCGGTCAAGACCGAGGCCGACTTCAAGGGCCATACGCTCGGCGTCTGGTTCTTCGGCAACGAATACCCCTTCTTCGCCTGGATGAACAAGCTGGGTCTTTCCACCGAAGGCGGCCCGAACGGCGTCACCGTGCTGAAGCAGAGCTTCGACGTGCAGCCGCTCGTCCAGAAGCAGGCCGATTGCATCTCCGTCATGACCTATAATGAATATTGGCAGGCGATCGATGCCGGCTTTAAGCCGGAGGAATTGACGGTCTTCAACTATACGCAAATGGGCAACGACCTTCTCGAGGACGGCCTCTACGCCATGGAAGACAAGCTGAAGGACCCGGCGTTCAAGGAGAAGATGGTCAAGTTCGTCCGCGCCTCGATGAAGGGCTGGAAATATGCGACCGAGAACCCGGACGAGGCGGCAGAGATCGTCGTGGACAATGGCGGCCAGGACGAAAACCATCAGAAGCGCATGATGGGCGAAGTCGCCAAGCTCGTCGGCGACGGCTCCGGCAAGCTGGACGAGGCGCTCTATGCCCGCACCGCCAAAGCGCTGCTCGACCAGAAGATCATCAGCAAGGAACCGTCGGGCGCCTGGACGCACGAGATCACCGACGCCGCATCCAAGTAA
- a CDS encoding efflux RND transporter permease subunit, protein MNFSAWSIRNPIAPLLAFCLLIFIGIQSFNTLPITRFPNIDVPLVSISVTQSGASPAELEMQVTKEIEDAIASITGIDEIQSTVTDGSSQTNVMFRMEVPTEQAVQDVKDAIDRIRSDLPATAEAPIVTKVDVEGQAIQTFAVSSPDMSLEELSWFVDDTIKRALQGQAGIGRVDRYGGAEREVRIELAPGKLDAYGITAASVNDQLRGTNVDLGSGRGQVAGSEQAIRVLGDARNVAELADTTIALPSGRFVKLSDLGVIKDTYEEPKSFSRFNDTPVVTFGVFRSKGASEVSVAETVAQSLDKVRSENPNVKIEMIDDSVYFTYGNYEAAIHTLLEGALLAVIVVLLFLRNWRATLISAIALPLSAIPTFWVMDMMGFSLNLVSFLALTLATGILVDDAIVEIENIARHIKMGKTPYRAAIEAADEIGLAVIATTFTIIAVFVPVSFMPGIPGQYFIQFGLTVAFSVFFSLLVARLITPMMAAYLMRAEDGMEDHHDNDSLLMKGYTRLIRGTTGHKYSRYLTLLAAIGFLVGSVFLLMKVPGSFLPPEDASRIVLSVELPPNARLDDTEKTTNAIYDRVKDINGVESVFVLGGASPKGDLELRRATITLALHKLDQSLVKKVVNDVLGRIPVIGPMLPKVEVHGRERPQWDIEKEVFAKLRDIPDVHILKLNDRGERDLSFNFLSKNEKDLNEAVGILESKLRADPLLANVSADGALPRPELQVYPRKDEAARLGITPQQISETIRVATIGDVDAALAKISLDDRQIPIRVQAALDMRRDLAAIRALKIQTASGGTVPLSSVANIDYSEGVSSIKRNNRYRVVSIGSDLPQGVALDTASARFREIVNAAKIPATVHLAESGDTKVQTEMQQSFVNAMLMGLLLVLTVLILLFKDVIQPFTILFSLPLAIGGVAAGLIVTNNPLSMPVMIGILMLMGIVTKNAILLVDFAIEMRHQGMTRVEAMVEAGRKRARPIIMTSIAMSAGMLPSALGVGEGGSFRAPMAIAVIGGIIVSTVLSLVVVPSFFLIMDDLSRLLGWMFGRLVGRKDEEDLPLSREDLTRVTRENRSDIDALDERLTAIEKPESKRKSAKDTNVLRLPPFAAE, encoded by the coding sequence ATGAATTTTTCAGCCTGGTCCATTCGAAATCCCATCGCGCCGCTGCTGGCCTTCTGCCTGCTGATCTTCATCGGCATTCAGTCCTTCAACACGCTGCCGATCACGCGCTTCCCGAACATCGACGTACCGCTCGTCTCGATCAGCGTCACGCAAAGCGGCGCTTCGCCGGCCGAACTCGAAATGCAGGTGACGAAGGAGATCGAAGATGCGATCGCCTCGATCACCGGCATCGACGAAATCCAGTCGACGGTGACCGACGGCAGCTCGCAGACAAACGTCATGTTCCGGATGGAAGTGCCGACGGAACAGGCCGTACAGGACGTCAAGGACGCGATCGACCGCATCCGCAGCGATCTGCCGGCGACGGCCGAAGCACCAATCGTTACCAAGGTCGATGTCGAGGGCCAGGCGATCCAGACCTTCGCCGTGTCATCACCCGACATGTCGCTGGAAGAACTCTCCTGGTTCGTCGACGACACGATCAAGCGCGCCCTGCAGGGCCAGGCCGGCATCGGCCGCGTCGACCGCTACGGCGGCGCGGAGCGCGAAGTGCGCATCGAACTCGCGCCTGGTAAGCTCGATGCTTACGGCATCACCGCCGCAAGCGTGAACGATCAGCTGCGCGGCACCAATGTCGATCTCGGCTCCGGTCGCGGCCAGGTGGCGGGCAGTGAACAGGCAATCCGCGTTCTGGGCGATGCCCGCAACGTCGCCGAACTTGCCGACACGACGATTGCGCTGCCGAGCGGACGCTTCGTCAAGCTGTCCGATCTCGGCGTGATCAAGGACACCTATGAGGAGCCGAAATCCTTTTCGCGCTTCAACGATACGCCTGTTGTTACCTTCGGCGTTTTCCGCTCGAAGGGCGCCAGCGAGGTCAGCGTCGCCGAAACGGTCGCGCAGAGCCTCGATAAGGTCCGAAGCGAAAATCCGAACGTGAAGATCGAAATGATCGACGATTCGGTCTATTTCACCTACGGCAACTACGAAGCCGCCATCCACACGCTGCTGGAAGGCGCCCTGCTTGCCGTCATCGTCGTTTTGCTGTTCCTCCGAAACTGGCGGGCGACGCTGATTTCGGCCATCGCGCTGCCGCTCTCTGCAATCCCGACCTTCTGGGTCATGGACATGATGGGTTTCTCGCTGAACCTCGTCAGCTTCCTCGCCCTGACGCTCGCGACAGGTATCCTGGTCGACGACGCGATCGTGGAAATCGAGAACATCGCCCGCCATATCAAAATGGGCAAGACGCCCTATCGGGCGGCGATCGAGGCGGCGGATGAAATCGGCCTCGCCGTCATCGCCACCACCTTCACCATCATCGCGGTTTTCGTGCCGGTTTCCTTCATGCCGGGCATTCCGGGCCAGTACTTCATCCAGTTCGGCCTGACCGTCGCTTTCTCCGTCTTCTTCTCTTTGCTGGTCGCGCGCTTGATCACCCCGATGATGGCCGCCTATCTGATGCGCGCCGAAGACGGGATGGAAGACCATCACGACAATGACAGTCTGCTGATGAAGGGTTATACGCGCCTGATCCGGGGAACGACCGGGCATAAGTATTCGCGATATCTGACTTTGCTTGCGGCGATTGGCTTTCTCGTTGGCTCGGTTTTCCTGCTGATGAAGGTTCCGGGCAGCTTCCTGCCGCCGGAAGACGCCTCACGCATCGTTCTCTCCGTCGAGCTACCGCCCAATGCGCGGCTCGACGACACCGAGAAGACGACCAATGCGATCTATGACAGGGTCAAGGACATCAACGGCGTCGAGAGCGTCTTCGTTCTCGGCGGCGCATCTCCGAAGGGCGATCTCGAACTGCGCCGTGCAACCATCACGCTGGCACTCCACAAGCTCGACCAGTCGCTGGTCAAGAAGGTGGTCAACGACGTGCTCGGCCGTATCCCGGTCATTGGGCCGATGCTGCCCAAGGTGGAAGTCCACGGCCGTGAGCGCCCGCAATGGGATATTGAAAAGGAAGTCTTTGCCAAACTGCGCGATATTCCCGATGTCCATATCCTGAAGCTGAACGACCGCGGCGAACGCGACCTCTCCTTCAACTTTCTCTCCAAAAACGAGAAGGACCTGAACGAGGCCGTCGGCATTCTGGAATCGAAACTCCGCGCCGATCCGCTGCTCGCCAATGTCAGCGCCGACGGTGCCCTGCCCCGTCCGGAACTGCAAGTGTATCCGCGCAAGGATGAAGCCGCCCGCCTTGGCATCACGCCGCAGCAGATCTCCGAGACGATCCGCGTCGCCACCATCGGCGATGTCGATGCGGCACTAGCCAAGATCTCGCTCGACGATCGCCAGATCCCGATCCGGGTGCAGGCAGCGCTCGACATGCGCCGCGACCTTGCCGCCATCCGGGCACTGAAGATCCAGACCGCCAGCGGCGGCACCGTTCCGCTCTCGAGCGTCGCCAATATCGACTATTCGGAAGGCGTAAGCTCGATCAAGCGCAATAACCGCTACCGCGTCGTCTCGATCGGTTCCGACCTGCCGCAGGGCGTGGCGCTCGACACGGCCTCGGCCCGCTTCCGTGAGATCGTCAACGCGGCCAAAATCCCGGCGACGGTGCATCTTGCCGAAAGCGGCGACACCAAGGTGCAGACCGAGATGCAGCAGAGCTTCGTCAACGCCATGTTGATGGGCCTTCTGCTGGTGCTGACGGTGCTGATCCTGCTCTTCAAGGACGTGATCCAGCCCTTCACCATCCTCTTCTCGCTTCCGCTCGCGATCGGCGGCGTCGCGGCGGGCCTGATCGTCACCAACAATCCGCTGTCCATGCCAGTCATGATCGGCATTCTCATGCTGATGGGTATCGTCACCAAGAACGCCATCCTGCTCGTCGATTTCGCGATCGAGATGCGCCACCAGGGCATGACGCGGGTCGAAGCCATGGTCGAAGCCGGCCGCAAACGCGCCCGGCCGATCATCATGACCTCGATTGCCATGTCGGCAGGCATGCTGCCGTCCGCGCTCGGCGTCGGCGAAGGCGGCTCGTTCCGCGCGCCGATGGCAATCGCCGTGATCGGCGGCATCATCGTCTCGACGGTGCTTTCGCTCGTCGTCGTGCCTTCCTTCTTCCTGATCATGGACGATCTGTCCCGCCTGCTCGGCTGGATGTTTGGACGCCTGGTCGGCAGGAAGGACGAGGAAGACCTGCCGCTCTCGCGCGAGGATCTTACCCGCGTGACCCGCGAGAACCGCAGCGATATCGATGCGCTGGACGAGCGCCTGACCGCGATCGAAAAGCCGGAAAGCAAGCGCAAGAGCGCCAAAGATACCAATGTGCTTCGCCTGCCGCCGTTCGCGGCTGAATGA
- the ureG gene encoding urease accessory protein UreG, with the protein MKSRNGPLRVGIGGPVGSGKTALTEKLCKAMRDDYSVAVVTNDIYTTEDAEALVRMQALPSERIVGVETGGCPHTAIREDATINLQAIASLNERIPDLDVVFIESGGDNLAATFSPDLADITIYVISVCQGEEIPRKGGPGITRSDLLVINKKDLAPYVGADLEVMDRDATRMRASRPFVFSDMKRGDGVSSIVSFLREQGGL; encoded by the coding sequence ATGAAATCACGAAACGGACCTCTTCGCGTCGGCATCGGCGGGCCGGTCGGCTCGGGCAAGACGGCGCTGACGGAAAAGCTCTGCAAGGCGATGCGCGACGATTATTCCGTCGCTGTTGTCACCAACGACATCTATACGACCGAAGACGCTGAGGCGCTGGTGCGCATGCAGGCCCTGCCTTCGGAGCGCATCGTCGGCGTGGAGACGGGCGGCTGCCCGCACACCGCCATTCGCGAGGATGCGACGATCAATCTTCAGGCGATCGCGAGCCTCAACGAGCGCATTCCCGATCTCGACGTGGTCTTCATCGAATCCGGCGGAGACAATCTGGCGGCAACTTTTTCGCCGGATCTCGCCGATATCACCATCTATGTCATCTCCGTCTGCCAAGGCGAGGAAATCCCGCGCAAGGGCGGGCCAGGCATCACCCGCTCGGATCTGCTCGTCATCAACAAGAAGGATCTGGCACCCTATGTTGGCGCGGATCTGGAGGTGATGGACCGGGACGCTACCCGCATGCGCGCAAGCCGCCCCTTCGTCTTCTCCGACATGAAGCGCGGCGACGGCGTCAGCTCGATCGTCAGCTTCCTGAGGGAGCAGGGCGGGCTTTGA
- a CDS encoding ABC transporter ATP-binding protein — protein sequence MQAPSVVSAKDLCLTYQANDGPVRALSDVNLDVRKGDFVSFIGPSGCGKTTFLRVIADLEKSTSGEISINGMTPEEARRARAYGYVFQAPALYPWRTIESNIALPLEIMGYRGADRTRRIAEALDLVSLSGFEKKFPWQLSGGMQQRASIARALAFDADLLLMDEPFGALDEIVRDHLNEELLKLWARTNKTICFVTHSIPEAVYLSTKIVVMSPRPGRVTDVIDSTLPAERPLDIRDTPEFLEIAHRVREGLRTGHSHEV from the coding sequence ATGCAAGCACCCTCGGTCGTATCCGCCAAGGATCTCTGTCTCACCTATCAAGCGAATGACGGCCCCGTTCGGGCGCTGAGCGATGTCAATCTCGATGTCCGCAAGGGCGATTTCGTCTCTTTCATCGGCCCGTCCGGCTGCGGAAAGACGACCTTCCTGCGGGTCATCGCCGATCTCGAAAAGAGCACATCAGGCGAGATCTCGATCAACGGCATGACGCCCGAGGAGGCGCGCAGGGCCCGTGCCTACGGCTATGTCTTCCAGGCGCCGGCGCTCTATCCCTGGCGCACGATCGAAAGCAACATCGCCCTGCCGCTGGAGATCATGGGCTATCGCGGCGCTGATCGCACGCGGCGCATCGCCGAGGCGCTCGACCTCGTCAGCCTTTCCGGCTTCGAAAAGAAATTCCCCTGGCAGCTTTCCGGCGGCATGCAGCAGCGCGCCTCGATCGCCCGCGCGCTCGCCTTCGACGCCGACCTGCTGTTGATGGACGAACCCTTCGGTGCGCTCGACGAGATCGTCCGCGACCATCTGAACGAAGAGCTATTGAAGCTTTGGGCCCGCACCAACAAGACGATCTGCTTCGTCACCCACTCGATCCCCGAGGCGGTCTACCTCTCGACCAAGATCGTGGTGATGTCGCCGCGCCCCGGCCGCGTGACCGACGTGATCGACTCCACCTTGCCGGCCGAACGCCCGCTCGACATCCGCGACACCCCCGAATTCCTGGAAATCGCCCATCGTGTCCGCGAGGGGCTGAGGACGGGGCATAGCCATGAGGTTTAG
- a CDS encoding cupin domain-containing protein — MDATSKPTCHIVRPKHAYDGKQGLSYFEGIAAETVGATGICMHLLTIPPGVRAKAHLHEAHETAIYVLSGEAHTWYGDQLEHHVVTHAGELFYIPAGVPHMPANLSSTPCTAVIARTDPHEQESVVLLPELDALVPA; from the coding sequence ATGGATGCGACATCAAAACCCACCTGCCACATCGTTCGTCCCAAGCACGCCTATGACGGCAAGCAGGGGCTCAGCTATTTCGAAGGGATAGCGGCCGAGACCGTCGGCGCCACGGGCATCTGCATGCACCTCCTGACGATCCCGCCCGGCGTGCGTGCCAAGGCGCACCTGCACGAGGCGCATGAGACGGCGATCTACGTGCTCTCCGGCGAGGCTCATACCTGGTACGGTGACCAACTGGAGCATCACGTCGTCACCCATGCCGGCGAGCTCTTCTACATCCCGGCCGGCGTGCCGCATATGCCTGCGAACCTCAGCAGCACGCCCTGCACGGCGGTCATCGCCCGCACCGATCCGCACGAGCAGGAAAGCGTCGTGCTTCTGCCGGAGCTGGACGCGTTGGTGCCGGCGTGA